AACCGCCCAACAAGTCCATAAAGCCAGCAGCACTCAATTTTGCCAATTTAGTCAGAGGAACCCCTTTTAGGCTCGACTTACCATCGACGTGAGGTGCTTGTAAGACAATGGCTTTAATTTGCCCATCACGCGCCGCAGTTTGAATAGCATGTCCACCAGAGAATGAATAACCCCATAAGATAATTTGTTGGGTATCGACTGAATCGAGTGTTCTCACGAAGTCGAGCGCAGCTTTCCAGTCTTCTAAATGGCGTTTAGGACTGACCCAATGACGTGGTTGTCCACTGCTTTCACCAAAGCCACGATAATCAAAAGAAAACACAGCATAGCCTTGTGCTACGAAGCGTTCTGCAAATTTGGGTAAGCCTGCATCCTTAATCATACCAAAGCCTTGTGCCATAATAATGACTGGAGCTTTACGATTTTGGGGGGGTAACTGCAAGGTGCCAGCGCAACGCGTGCCTTGACTAATAAAGTTGAGTTGTGATGTGTTCATTATACTTATTCCATTATGTCTTATATTTGCACTCATATAGCAAATGCCATATGAGCAAAATCGTGCGCAATTCCTATGCGGCTTTGACTTTACCTTTAACCTTTGTTTGCTTGGTTTCGGTAGACCAAACCAGACCTGGGCTTTCTAAAGATTGCGCAAACATTTCAGAATCCACTTCATAGTTATGACTAACAAACCAATCTTTAGACTTTCCTTGGCGAGGCAATTCGTGACAACCACGCTGTACATAGCCTGCTTGTAAACTTGAAATAATACTTTCGCCAGTATTTTCACCAACAGGGGCTACAGGCTTCACTGCAGCCATTTGACGAATATCTAACTCATTAATTAATCGGCAAATATAATCATTGGCTAAATCAATTTTTAAGGTCCAAGGTGCATTAGTGTAACCAAATAAATAAGCAAAGTTGGGTACATCTTCCAGCAAGACACCACGATAGCTTAATTTATCACTTGGACGTATTTGCTCTTGATCAACTGAAAGATCAACTCCTCCCAGCATCTTCAACTCTAGACCTGTTGCGGAAACAATAATATCAGCATCGAGCATTTTTCCTGATTTAAGCAAAATTCCCGTTTCTGTAATGCGTTCAATATGATCAGTTACGATAGAAGCTTTACCCTCACGAATCACTTCAAATAAGTCATTGTCAGGAATTGCACATAAGCGCTCATCCCATGGCATATATTTCGGAGTAAAATGGGTCATATCGTATTGTTCACCTAATTCTTTCTGTGCATTAGAAAGTAAGAATGAACGCATTTGTTTCGGGAAGCGACGTGAAATCTTATAAATACCGCGTTGCATTAAAATATTACGCTTACGGAAAAATTTATAAACCAATTCTTCAGAGAACACTTTTCGTGCAGCATCAAATAGCTTATCAGTATTTGGTACGTTAATTACGTAACTTGGGGAACGTTGTAGCATGGTGATATGTGCAGTTTCATTAGCCATCGCTGGAATTAAGGTCACTGCTGTTGCACCGCTGCCAATCACCACTACACGCTTATTACGATGATCTAAGTCTTCAGGCCATTTTTGTGGATGCACAAATTGACCTTTAAAGTTTTCTAGACCCTCAAACTTTGGCGTATAACCCTGATCATGATTATAGTAACCCGTTGCAGAAACCAGAAAATTACAGGTAAATTTTTGAGTTTCACCATTCAACTCATTAACAGTTTCTACCGTCCATTTGTTGGTTTGAGTTGAAAAATTTGCTGAAACAATTTTAACGCCATAACGAATTTTTTGATCAACACCAAACTTTTGTGCTGTTTCACGTAAATACGCTTTGATCTTGTCTGCTGTTGCAAGAACAGTGTCTGTTTTCCATGGATTATATTTATAACCGAAGCTAATCACATCTGAGTCAGAACGAATACCAGGATAGCGGAATAAATCCCAAGTGCCACCTAAGTCTTGTCGACGTTCTAGAATTGTGTAGGTTTTATTCGAGTTTTGCTGAACAAGTTGGCAAGCCATGCCAATTCCAGACAAACCTGCTCCAATGATTACAACATCATATTCCATTTGTATTTTGCGGCTCCATGTCGCGGTTTTTATTATTCCGTATTTATACTAGCAATTGATTAAATTTTAACTTGACTTGAGGAGACATATATTTAACTCTAGAAGACATGACAATAATGGTTCATGCAAGTGGAATTCGGGGTTACCTTGAGGTGATGCAAGACCTTAACTTTGACCCTAAACCTCTGCTTGCTCAACACGAGATCACACTTGAACAAATCAGACAAGACGATGCTTGGCTCGACCAAAAAAGCGTTATAGACTTGTACGAGCGTACAGCAGCTCTAACTCAATGCTCGGATCTAGGATTGCGTATTTCAAAACATCAAGATATCAGCATCTTAGGTGTTTTAGGTCTGATTATGCAAAGTGCATCGTCAATGCGTGGGGTACTTGACTATACCTCTGATTTTTTATTTTTGCATGGACCTGGTTTAGCCATCTCACTCAATGAGCAAAGTCCCATCTTTGAAAATAGTGCAGAAGTCATCTTTGAAATTCGCATTAATAGCTATGCACCTCAACGACAAACTATTGATAATTGTTTAGGGACCACGCATCGAATTCTCAAATGGTTGGCAGCAGAAAATTATGAACTGAAGGCTGTATCACTTCCGCATATGCCTTTAGCTTCAATCAACGAATATCAACGTTTCTTTGGTGCACCCATTTTAATCAATCAAGAACGCGCTGCTTTGCACCTAAGTAGACACACATTAGACAGCCAACCGCATAGTACAAACCCTGCCTTGCGGGAAATTGCAGAAGATTATATTCATTGCTACTTTCGAAATCCTGCCGAAAAAGTCGGCGTAAATGTACGAAAAGCCCTCCGCCTTCATTTATCTACACCACGTGCAAATAAAATACATGTAGCCAACATGCTCGCATTACACCCGCGTACCTTACAGCGGAAATTAGCGCAGGAAGGTTCTTCATTTGATGCCATCAAAGATGATATTCGTAAAGAGCTCTCTTTGCAGTATCTTTGGCAAACTGATATCTCAATGAGTCAGCTGACCGATATTTTAGGATTTTCTGAGCAATCAACCTTGAGCCGAGCCACTAAACGCTGGTTTGGACTTCCGCCGAAACAATTGCGTCAGCAAAAAGGAAAACTCAAGCCCCTTATCTCTAACAAGTTAAACAAATGAATTAAATACAATTATAAAAAAAGCGCCCCAAAGGAGCGCTTTTTTTCACACAATCAGATGATTATGCAGTTACTTTAGCAACTACACCAGCACCAACTGTACGACCACCTTCACGGATCGCAAAACGTAGACCTGGGTCCATTGCGATTGGGTGGATTAATTCTACTGACATTTCTACGTTGTCACCAGGCATAACCATTTCAACGCCATCTTGTAATTTGATCGCGCCAGTTACGTCAGTTGTACGGAAGTAGAACTGTGGACGGTAACCGTTAAGGAATGGAGTGTGACGACCACCTTCTTCTTTAGAAAGTACGTATACTTCTGCATCGAATTTAGTGTGTGGCTTGATTGCACCTGGTTTAGCAAGTACTTGACCACGTTGTACGTCTTCACGTTTAGTACCACGTAGAAGAACACCACAGTTCTCGCCCGCACGACCTTCGTCTAGAAGTTTACGGAACATTTCTACGCCAGTTACAGTTGTTTTAACTGTATCTTTAATACCAACGATTTCAACTTCTTCGCCTACTTTCACGATACCAGTTTCTACACGGCCAGTTACTACTGTACCACGACCAGAAATAGAGAATACGTCTTCGATTGGCATTAAGAATGCTTGGTCGATTGCACGTACTGGCTCTGGAATGTAAGTGTCAAGCGCGTCAACAAGAGCAACAACTGCTTCTTCGCCATACTGACCAGCGTCACCGTTAAGTGCAAGAAGAGCTGAACCACGGATAACTGGAGTGTCATCACCTGGGAAGTCATAAGTAGAAAGAAGTTCACGAACTTCCATTTCTACCAATTCAAGAAGTTCTTCATCATCAACAAGGTCACACTTGTTAAGGAATACAAGAATGTAAGGTACACCCACCTGACGAGAAAGAAGGATGTGTTCACGAGTCTGTGGCATTGGACCATCAGTCGCAGCACATACAAGGATCGCGCCGTCCATCTGAGCAGCACCAGTAATCATGTTTTTAACATAATCGGCGTGGCCCGGGCAGTCTACGTGTGCGTAGTGACGAGTTGGAGAATCGTATTCTACGTGTGAAGTATTAATTGTAATACCACGTGCTTTTTCTTCTGGTGCAGAGTCAATTGCAGCGTAGTCTTTCGCTTCACCACCGAATTTCTTCGCACATACAGTTGCAATTGCAGCTGTTAAAGTTGTTTTACCATGGTCAACGTGACCGATTGTGCCCACGTTAACGTGTGGCTTATTACGTTCAAACTTAGCCTTAGCCATGAGATCTTCCTTTTTAAACTACTCATGCAGGATCACTGCATGAGCACTTGGTTTTTAACTATGAATTAGTTTGGGCTTATAGTAATCGAAAGATTACTCGTCGTCACCTTTTTTACCGCCAGACTGGAATTTAGAAATGATGCCTTCAGCCACGTTACGTGGAGTTTCAGCATATTTAGCAAATTCCATAGAGTATGTTGCACGGCCTTGAGACATAGAACGCATTTGAGTCGCGTAACCAAACATCTCTGCAAGTGGAACTTCAGCTTTAATTGCTTTAGTACCGCCAGGCAAGTCATCCATACCTTGAACCATACCACGACGACGGTTTAAGTCACCCATGATATCGCCCATGTAGTCTTCTGGAGTTTCTACTTCAACTTTCATGATCGGCTCAAGCAAGATAGGATCTGCTTTCATGAAACCGTCACGGAATGCGTAAGAACCTGCCATTTTGAACGATAATTCGTCCGAATCGACATCGTGGTAAGAACCGTCAAATAATGTAGCTTTAATGCCAACAACTGGGTAACCAGCAAGGACACCATTCTTCATACGCTCTTGGATACCTTTATCCACAGCACCAAAGAATTCTTTAGGAACTACACCACCAACAACTTCTTCAGCGAACTCGTAGTCTTTACCAGCATCAGGATCCATTGGCTCTAAACGTACGTATACGTGACCAAATTTACCTTTACCACCAGTTTGACGAACGAATTTACCTTCTTGTTCAACTGACTTTTTGATCGTTTCACGGTAAGAAACCATTGGTTTACCAATGTTTGCTTCAACACCGAATTCACGCTTCATACGGTCAACAATAATGTCAAGGTGAAGTTCACCCATACCAGCAATAATTGTTTGACCTGACTCTTCATCAGTACGAACGCGGAATGATGGATCTTCCTTAGCCAAACGACCTAAAGCAATTGACATTTTTTCTTGGTCAGCTTTAGTTTTTGGTTCAACAGCCAATGCAATTACTGGCTCTGGGAATTCCATACGCTCAAGTGTAATGACATTTTTCTCATCACAAAGTGTATCACCTGTAGTTACGTCTTTAAGACCTACACACGCAGCGATATCACCCGCACGAATTTCTTCAACGTCTTGACGATCGTTCGCGTGCATTTGCACGATACGGCCGATACGCTCACGTTTAGCTTTAACTGGGTTATAAACAGAATCACCTTGTTTAAGAACACCAGAGTAAACACGTACGAAAGTTAAGTTACCTACGAATTTGTCGTTCATGATTTTGAACGCAAGTGCAGAGAACGGAGCTTCGTCAGATGCTTCACGAATCGCTTTAGTTTCAGCTTTATCGTCAAGAATACCTTCAATCGCTTTAACTTCTGTAGGCGACGGTAAGAATTCAATTACTGCGTCCAACATACGTTGAACACCTTTGTTTTTGAACGCTGTACCACAAAGCATTGGTTGAATTTGACAAGCCAAAGTTTGAACACGTAGACCATTAACGATGTCTTCTTTAGAAAGATCGCCTTCTTCTAGGTATTTGTCCATTAGCTCTTCAGAAGCTTCAGCAGCAGCTTCAACCATGTTTACACGCCATTCTTCAGCAGTAGCTTGAAGTTCAGCCGGGATTTCACCGTACTCAAACTTCATACCTTGTGAAGCTTCGTCCCAAATGATCGCTTTCATTTCGATCAAGTCGATTACGCCTTGGAAGTTTTCTTCAGCGCCAACAGGGATTACTACAGGTACTGGAGATGCACCTAAACGTGTCTTCATTTGTTCAACAACACGGAAGAAGTTGGCACCAGTACGGTCCATCTTGTTCACGAATGCTAAACGAGGCACTTGGTATTTGTTCGCTTGACGCCATACAGTTTCAGACTGAGGTTGTACACCACCTACAGCACAGTAAACCATACACGCACCATCAAGAACACGCATAGAACGTTCAACTTCAATTGTGAAGTCAACGTGTCCCGGTGTATCAATTACGTTGATACGGTGTTCAGGGAACTGTTTAGACATACCTGACCAGAATGTAGTCGTAGCAGCAGAAGTAATGGTAATACCACGTTCTTGCTCTTGCTCCATCCAGTCCATTGTTGCTGCACCATCGTGTACTTCACCAATTTTGTGAGATACACCTGTGTAGAACAAAATACGTTCTGTAGTCGTGGTTTTACCAGCATCAATGTGCGCAGAAATACCAATGTTACGATAACGAGAAATTGGGGTTTGACGAGCCATGATTTCTTGCATTCCTAAATTTTGTTGTTTAAAACAGGCGCTTTAAGCTGACGAACAGCTTAAAGCGATTCGATGACAGTTTGACGTAGCCAAGCTATCACCCTCCTGAATAGGGGCTG
This DNA window, taken from Acinetobacter sp. WCHA55, encodes the following:
- a CDS encoding alpha/beta hydrolase — encoded protein: MNTSQLNFISQGTRCAGTLQLPPQNRKAPVIIMAQGFGMIKDAGLPKFAERFVAQGYAVFSFDYRGFGESSGQPRHWVSPKRHLEDWKAALDFVRTLDSVDTQQIILWGYSFSGGHAIQTAARDGQIKAIVLQAPHVDGKSSLKGVPLTKLAKLSAAGFMDLLGGWVNKPVYRPIIGRGHEVAAMTTPDAWDGYLSQLPENAKWENKTRARIFLEIANYNPVRFAHQLSMPAVVISGQRDTIIPEQCIRAAAQKMPNAEYYMLNSNHFELCDGELFEQNITLQINFLKKHCPAHAELIVAA
- a CDS encoding flavin-containing monooxygenase; amino-acid sequence: MEYDVVIIGAGLSGIGMACQLVQQNSNKTYTILERRQDLGGTWDLFRYPGIRSDSDVISFGYKYNPWKTDTVLATADKIKAYLRETAQKFGVDQKIRYGVKIVSANFSTQTNKWTVETVNELNGETQKFTCNFLVSATGYYNHDQGYTPKFEGLENFKGQFVHPQKWPEDLDHRNKRVVVIGSGATAVTLIPAMANETAHITMLQRSPSYVINVPNTDKLFDAARKVFSEELVYKFFRKRNILMQRGIYKISRRFPKQMRSFLLSNAQKELGEQYDMTHFTPKYMPWDERLCAIPDNDLFEVIREGKASIVTDHIERITETGILLKSGKMLDADIIVSATGLELKMLGGVDLSVDQEQIRPSDKLSYRGVLLEDVPNFAYLFGYTNAPWTLKIDLANDYICRLINELDIRQMAAVKPVAPVGENTGESIISSLQAGYVQRGCHELPRQGKSKDWFVSHNYEVDSEMFAQSLESPGLVWSTETKQTKVKGKVKAA
- a CDS encoding AraC family transcriptional regulator yields the protein MTIMVHASGIRGYLEVMQDLNFDPKPLLAQHEITLEQIRQDDAWLDQKSVIDLYERTAALTQCSDLGLRISKHQDISILGVLGLIMQSASSMRGVLDYTSDFLFLHGPGLAISLNEQSPIFENSAEVIFEIRINSYAPQRQTIDNCLGTTHRILKWLAAENYELKAVSLPHMPLASINEYQRFFGAPILINQERAALHLSRHTLDSQPHSTNPALREIAEDYIHCYFRNPAEKVGVNVRKALRLHLSTPRANKIHVANMLALHPRTLQRKLAQEGSSFDAIKDDIRKELSLQYLWQTDISMSQLTDILGFSEQSTLSRATKRWFGLPPKQLRQQKGKLKPLISNKLNK
- the tuf gene encoding elongation factor Tu, whose amino-acid sequence is MAKAKFERNKPHVNVGTIGHVDHGKTTLTAAIATVCAKKFGGEAKDYAAIDSAPEEKARGITINTSHVEYDSPTRHYAHVDCPGHADYVKNMITGAAQMDGAILVCAATDGPMPQTREHILLSRQVGVPYILVFLNKCDLVDDEELLELVEMEVRELLSTYDFPGDDTPVIRGSALLALNGDAGQYGEEAVVALVDALDTYIPEPVRAIDQAFLMPIEDVFSISGRGTVVTGRVETGIVKVGEEVEIVGIKDTVKTTVTGVEMFRKLLDEGRAGENCGVLLRGTKREDVQRGQVLAKPGAIKPHTKFDAEVYVLSKEEGGRHTPFLNGYRPQFYFRTTDVTGAIKLQDGVEMVMPGDNVEMSVELIHPIAMDPGLRFAIREGGRTVGAGVVAKVTA
- the fusA gene encoding elongation factor G; this encodes MARQTPISRYRNIGISAHIDAGKTTTTERILFYTGVSHKIGEVHDGAATMDWMEQEQERGITITSAATTTFWSGMSKQFPEHRINVIDTPGHVDFTIEVERSMRVLDGACMVYCAVGGVQPQSETVWRQANKYQVPRLAFVNKMDRTGANFFRVVEQMKTRLGASPVPVVIPVGAEENFQGVIDLIEMKAIIWDEASQGMKFEYGEIPAELQATAEEWRVNMVEAAAEASEELMDKYLEEGDLSKEDIVNGLRVQTLACQIQPMLCGTAFKNKGVQRMLDAVIEFLPSPTEVKAIEGILDDKAETKAIREASDEAPFSALAFKIMNDKFVGNLTFVRVYSGVLKQGDSVYNPVKAKRERIGRIVQMHANDRQDVEEIRAGDIAACVGLKDVTTGDTLCDEKNVITLERMEFPEPVIALAVEPKTKADQEKMSIALGRLAKEDPSFRVRTDEESGQTIIAGMGELHLDIIVDRMKREFGVEANIGKPMVSYRETIKKSVEQEGKFVRQTGGKGKFGHVYVRLEPMDPDAGKDYEFAEEVVGGVVPKEFFGAVDKGIQERMKNGVLAGYPVVGIKATLFDGSYHDVDSDELSFKMAGSYAFRDGFMKADPILLEPIMKVEVETPEDYMGDIMGDLNRRRGMVQGMDDLPGGTKAIKAEVPLAEMFGYATQMRSMSQGRATYSMEFAKYAETPRNVAEGIISKFQSGGKKGDDE